In Streptomyces chartreusis, the following proteins share a genomic window:
- a CDS encoding NAD(P)/FAD-dependent oxidoreductase, with protein sequence MITVTRPRILVVGAGFAGVGCVRRLERKLSPDEAEITLVTPSSYQLYLPLLPQVASGVLTPQSIAVSLRRSRRYRTRIIPGGAIGVDLASKVCVVRTITDKLHNEPYDYIVLAPGSITRTFDIPGLTDNAYGMKTLAEAAYLRDHVISQLDLADASQDPDERAARLQFVVVGGGYAGTETAACLQMLTHNAVKRYPRLDPHLIKWHLIDIAPRLMPELGEKLGTDAQEILRKRGIEISLGVSIAKAGPEEVTFTDGRVIPTRTLIWTAGVVASPLISTLGAETIRGRLAVTAEMNLPGNDGVFALGDAAAVPDVAKDEEGAVCPPTAQHAMRQGKVVADNVIAALRDQPLRPYRHKDLGLVVDLGGRDAVSKPLGVELKGLPAMAVARGYHWSALRTNVAKTRVMTNWLLNAVAGDDFVRTGFQSRTPAKMKDFEFVHAYLTPEQVRAQVEGKGAADGSAE encoded by the coding sequence ATGATCACCGTGACACGACCCAGGATCCTGGTGGTTGGCGCAGGCTTCGCCGGAGTCGGATGCGTTCGCCGGTTGGAACGCAAACTCTCCCCGGACGAAGCCGAGATCACTTTGGTGACGCCGTCTTCCTACCAGCTCTACCTGCCGCTGCTGCCACAGGTCGCCTCCGGCGTCCTCACCCCCCAGTCGATCGCCGTGTCCCTGCGCCGCAGCCGCAGGTACCGCACCCGGATCATCCCGGGCGGCGCCATCGGCGTGGACCTCGCCTCGAAGGTCTGCGTCGTGCGCACCATCACCGACAAGCTCCACAACGAGCCGTACGACTACATCGTGCTGGCCCCCGGCAGCATCACCCGGACCTTCGACATCCCGGGGCTGACCGACAACGCCTACGGCATGAAGACCCTCGCCGAGGCCGCCTATCTGCGCGACCACGTCATCTCGCAGCTCGACCTCGCCGACGCGAGCCAGGATCCGGACGAGCGGGCGGCGCGGCTCCAGTTCGTGGTGGTCGGCGGCGGGTACGCCGGCACCGAGACCGCCGCGTGCCTCCAGATGCTCACCCACAACGCGGTCAAGCGCTATCCGCGGCTCGATCCGCACCTGATCAAGTGGCATCTGATCGACATCGCGCCGCGGCTGATGCCCGAACTCGGCGAGAAACTCGGCACCGACGCGCAGGAGATCCTGCGCAAGCGCGGCATCGAGATCTCGCTGGGCGTGTCCATCGCGAAGGCGGGCCCCGAGGAGGTCACCTTCACCGACGGCCGGGTGATCCCCACCCGCACGCTGATCTGGACCGCCGGTGTCGTCGCCAGCCCGCTGATCTCCACGCTGGGCGCTGAGACGATCCGCGGCAGGCTCGCGGTCACCGCCGAGATGAACCTGCCCGGGAACGACGGTGTGTTCGCGCTCGGCGACGCCGCCGCGGTGCCCGACGTGGCCAAGGACGAGGAGGGCGCGGTCTGCCCGCCCACCGCCCAGCACGCGATGCGCCAGGGCAAGGTCGTCGCCGACAACGTCATCGCGGCCCTGCGCGACCAGCCGCTGCGGCCGTACCGGCACAAGGACCTCGGGCTGGTCGTCGACCTCGGCGGCCGCGACGCCGTCTCCAAGCCGCTCGGCGTGGAGCTGAAGGGGCTGCCGGCGATGGCCGTGGCCCGCGGATATCACTGGTCCGCGCTGCGCACCAACGTCGCCAAGACCCGCGTCATGACGAACTGGCTGCTCAACGCGGTCGCCGGCGACGACTTCGTGCGTACCGGGTTCCAGTCCCGCACCCCCGCCAAGATGAAGGACTTCGAGTTCGTCCACGCGTATCTGACGCCGGAGCAGGTGCGGGCGCAGGTCGAGGGAAAGGGTGCGGCCGACGGTTCGGCCGAGTGA
- a CDS encoding AMP-dependent synthetase/ligase, protein MRDLGLAPPSVTPMTGGLADSVFETAAVNPTLPMLARRPDPSSTVWEEVTAVELRDEVADLAKGLVASGISPGHRVAIMARTRYEWTVLSYALWTVGAEVVPIYPTASRDQVEWILRDAECVGVVVEDEQAVMTVGSVCGSLPRLRHVWQLDAGGLAQLAERGEFVPFTTVESLRRIVLPDSTSVVAYTSGTTGHPLGCALSHRNLATPCDTLLAGWGHKVVPPGGQASVLAFLPFSHVYGLLLQTLCIRGGMMMGHEPDLREEALSAALRSFRPTYFCAVPSIFEKIYKNALRVAQQAGRGALFERAADTARDFAAALERQRLGGGPGPGFDLRLQHALYERTVYRKFRNALGGRVMLGTSGGSSFNRELSLFYEGVGIYVNDGYGLTETSGGVTAQPLGREMSGTVGQALPGVDIRVADDGEILVRGASVFQGYVNDDASTRAALRGGWLATGDLGRLDSDGYLTITGRKKDVIVTSSGKSVSPALLEQRLRMHPLVHQAVVVGDNLPCVGALITLDPDFLAYWRDSLAVRSDSRIREAREENALREEVARAVAAANSAVSRPESIRVFRVLAAPFDVASGLLTPSMKLRRDAIVRHYALQIDAMYQARSRAPREQLSDEFAHWDDTDNVFG, encoded by the coding sequence ATGCGCGACCTCGGCCTCGCTCCCCCCAGCGTCACGCCCATGACCGGCGGGCTCGCAGACAGCGTCTTCGAGACGGCGGCCGTCAATCCGACATTGCCGATGCTCGCGCGCCGCCCCGATCCCTCCTCCACCGTGTGGGAGGAGGTGACGGCCGTGGAACTGCGCGACGAAGTGGCCGATCTCGCCAAGGGGCTGGTCGCGTCCGGCATCTCGCCGGGCCACCGCGTGGCCATCATGGCGCGCACCCGGTACGAGTGGACGGTGCTCAGCTACGCGCTGTGGACGGTCGGCGCCGAGGTGGTCCCGATCTATCCGACGGCGTCGCGCGACCAGGTCGAGTGGATCCTGCGGGACGCCGAGTGCGTGGGCGTGGTCGTCGAGGACGAGCAGGCCGTCATGACGGTCGGCTCCGTGTGCGGTTCGCTGCCGCGGCTACGGCACGTCTGGCAGCTGGACGCGGGAGGGCTCGCGCAGCTCGCGGAGCGCGGTGAGTTCGTCCCGTTCACCACGGTCGAGTCGCTGCGTCGCATCGTGCTGCCGGACTCCACGTCGGTCGTCGCCTACACGTCGGGCACCACGGGACATCCCCTGGGCTGCGCGCTCTCCCACCGGAATCTGGCGACCCCCTGCGACACGCTGCTCGCGGGCTGGGGCCACAAGGTGGTGCCACCGGGCGGCCAGGCGTCCGTCCTCGCCTTCCTGCCCTTCTCCCATGTGTACGGCCTGCTGCTCCAGACCCTGTGCATCCGCGGCGGCATGATGATGGGGCACGAGCCCGACCTGCGCGAGGAGGCGCTGTCGGCCGCCCTGCGCAGTTTCAGGCCCACCTATTTCTGTGCCGTGCCGTCGATCTTCGAGAAGATCTACAAGAACGCCCTGCGCGTTGCCCAGCAGGCGGGCCGCGGTGCCCTGTTCGAGCGGGCCGCGGACACCGCGCGGGACTTCGCGGCGGCCCTGGAACGGCAGCGGCTGGGCGGCGGTCCTGGGCCCGGTTTCGATCTTCGGCTGCAGCACGCCCTGTACGAGCGGACGGTGTACCGCAAGTTCCGCAACGCGCTGGGCGGCCGGGTCATGCTCGGGACGTCCGGCGGCTCCTCCTTCAACCGTGAGCTCTCCCTCTTCTACGAGGGCGTCGGCATCTACGTGAACGACGGGTACGGGCTCACCGAGACCAGCGGCGGCGTCACCGCTCAGCCGCTCGGCCGGGAGATGTCGGGGACGGTCGGGCAGGCACTGCCGGGCGTGGACATCCGGGTCGCCGACGACGGGGAGATCCTGGTGCGCGGGGCGTCGGTGTTCCAGGGCTATGTCAACGACGACGCCTCGACACGGGCGGCGCTGCGCGGCGGCTGGCTGGCGACCGGGGATCTGGGACGGCTGGACTCCGACGGCTATCTGACGATCACGGGGCGCAAGAAGGACGTCATCGTCACGAGCAGCGGCAAGAGTGTCTCGCCGGCGCTGCTGGAGCAGCGGCTGAGGATGCATCCGCTGGTACACCAGGCGGTGGTCGTGGGTGACAACCTGCCCTGCGTCGGGGCGCTGATCACTCTGGACCCCGACTTCCTGGCCTACTGGCGCGACTCCCTCGCCGTGCGCAGCGACTCGCGGATCCGGGAGGCGCGCGAGGAGAACGCGCTGCGCGAGGAGGTCGCCCGGGCCGTGGCCGCCGCCAACAGCGCGGTGTCGCGCCCGGAGTCGATCCGGGTGTTCCGGGTGCTGGCGGCGCCCTTCGACGTGGCCAGCGGTCTGCTGACGCCGTCGATGAAGCTGCGGCGGGACGCGATCGTGCGGCACTACGCGCTCCAGATCGACGCGATGTACCAGGCCCGCTCGCGCGCGCCTCGGGAGCAGTTGTCGGACGAGTTCGCGCACTGGGACGACACGGACAACGTCTTCGGCTGA
- the glgB gene encoding 1,4-alpha-glucan branching enzyme — translation MALHETSRPESAGPGRLATAPDLDPAERERLLSGAHHDPHALLGAHPVPGGIAFRALRPFARAVSVVVDGERSALVSEGGGLFSAVLALDAVPAYTLLVSYAEDGSDEREVHDPYRFLPALGEFDLHLIREGRHEELWKALGAEPMTHEGVAGTRFTVWAPNARGVRVAGDFTCWDGTAFPMRSLGASGVWELFLPGIGEGTRYKFEITSRHGHRFLKADPMARRAEVPPDTASIVHASRYEWGDEQWMAHRGDVPVHQAPFSVYEVHLPSWRPGLTYRELAEQLPAYVDYLGFTHVEFMPVAQHPFAGSWGYQVTGFYAPTSRLGTPDDFKYLVDALHRAGIGVIVDWVPAHFPKDDWALSRFDGEPLYEPGDSRRAEHPDWGTYEFDYARTEVRNFLVANATYWCEEFHIDGLRVDAVASMLYLDYSRDSGQWTPNEFGGREDLAAMAFLQEMNATVYRRNPGVVTIAEESTAWGGVTRPTDSGGLGFGLKWNMGWMHDSLQYISKEPVHRKYHHNEMTFSMVYAYSENYVLPISHDEVVHGKQALVSKMPGDWWQRRANHRAYLGFMWAHPGKQLLFMGQEFAQGAEWSEAHGPEWWLLDPGYASAGDHEGVRDLVADLNARYRATPALWERDTDPGGFRWVLGDAGDDNVFAFLRFGADGTPLLAVSNFSPVVRHDYRLAVPDSVIAWHEALNTDAARYGGSDVTNPGPVKPEDGHISLTLPPLATVWLLPERM, via the coding sequence ATGGCCCTGCACGAGACCTCGCGGCCCGAGTCGGCCGGACCCGGCCGGCTCGCCACCGCGCCCGACCTCGATCCGGCCGAGCGTGAGCGCCTGCTGTCGGGCGCCCACCACGATCCGCACGCGCTGCTCGGGGCACATCCCGTCCCCGGCGGGATCGCGTTCCGGGCGCTGCGCCCGTTCGCGCGTGCGGTGAGCGTCGTGGTCGACGGCGAGCGCAGCGCGCTGGTCTCGGAGGGCGGCGGTCTGTTCTCCGCCGTGCTCGCGCTGGACGCGGTCCCCGCATACACGCTGCTGGTGTCCTACGCCGAGGACGGGTCGGACGAGCGGGAGGTCCACGACCCGTACCGCTTCCTGCCCGCCCTCGGCGAGTTCGACCTGCACCTGATCCGCGAGGGCAGGCACGAGGAGCTGTGGAAGGCGCTCGGCGCCGAACCCATGACCCATGAGGGCGTGGCCGGCACCCGCTTCACGGTGTGGGCGCCGAACGCGCGGGGAGTGCGGGTCGCCGGGGACTTCACCTGCTGGGACGGGACGGCGTTCCCGATGCGGTCGCTCGGTGCGTCCGGGGTGTGGGAGCTGTTCCTGCCCGGCATCGGCGAGGGCACCCGGTACAAGTTCGAGATCACCTCCCGGCACGGCCACCGGTTCCTCAAGGCGGACCCGATGGCACGCCGTGCGGAGGTACCGCCGGACACGGCGTCGATCGTGCACGCCTCGCGCTACGAGTGGGGCGACGAGCAGTGGATGGCGCACCGGGGCGACGTGCCGGTGCACCAGGCCCCCTTCTCGGTGTACGAGGTCCACCTGCCGTCCTGGCGGCCGGGCCTGACCTACCGCGAACTCGCCGAGCAGCTGCCCGCGTACGTCGACTACCTGGGCTTCACGCACGTCGAGTTCATGCCGGTCGCACAGCATCCGTTCGCCGGTTCCTGGGGCTACCAGGTCACCGGCTTCTACGCGCCGACCTCGCGCCTCGGCACGCCCGACGACTTCAAGTACCTGGTGGACGCGCTGCACCGGGCCGGCATCGGGGTGATCGTGGACTGGGTGCCGGCCCACTTCCCGAAGGACGACTGGGCGCTGAGCCGGTTCGACGGGGAGCCGCTGTACGAGCCCGGGGACTCGCGGCGGGCCGAGCATCCCGACTGGGGGACGTACGAGTTCGACTACGCGCGCACCGAGGTGCGCAACTTCCTCGTCGCCAACGCGACGTACTGGTGCGAGGAGTTCCACATCGACGGGCTGCGGGTGGACGCCGTCGCCTCCATGCTCTACCTCGACTACTCGCGGGACTCCGGGCAGTGGACGCCGAACGAGTTCGGCGGGCGGGAGGACCTGGCCGCGATGGCGTTCCTCCAGGAGATGAACGCGACGGTGTACCGGCGCAACCCCGGGGTCGTCACGATCGCGGAGGAGTCGACCGCCTGGGGCGGGGTGACCCGGCCGACCGACAGCGGCGGCCTCGGCTTCGGGCTGAAGTGGAACATGGGCTGGATGCACGACTCGCTCCAGTACATCTCCAAGGAGCCCGTGCACCGTAAGTACCACCACAACGAGATGACCTTCTCGATGGTGTACGCCTACAGCGAGAACTACGTGCTGCCCATCTCCCACGACGAGGTCGTGCACGGCAAGCAGGCTCTCGTGTCCAAGATGCCGGGCGACTGGTGGCAGCGTCGCGCCAACCACCGCGCATATCTGGGCTTCATGTGGGCGCACCCGGGCAAACAACTGCTCTTCATGGGGCAGGAGTTCGCACAGGGCGCCGAGTGGTCGGAGGCACATGGTCCGGAGTGGTGGCTGCTCGATCCCGGGTACGCGTCGGCCGGCGACCACGAGGGCGTGCGGGATCTGGTCGCGGATCTGAACGCGCGCTACCGGGCGACGCCCGCCCTGTGGGAGCGGGACACCGACCCGGGCGGGTTCCGGTGGGTGCTCGGTGACGCCGGCGACGACAACGTCTTCGCCTTCCTGCGGTTCGGTGCCGACGGCACGCCGCTGCTCGCCGTCAGCAACTTCTCCCCCGTGGTCCGTCACGACTACCGGCTCGCGGTGCCGGATTCGGTGATCGCGTGGCACGAGGCCCTCAACACCGACGCCGCGCGCTACGGCGGGAGCGACGTCACCAACCCCGGTCCGGTCAAGCCGGAGGACGGGCACATCAGCCTGACGCTGCCTCCGCTGGCCACGGTGTGGCTGCTGCCTGAACGGATGTGA
- a CDS encoding maltokinase N-terminal cap-like domain-containing protein — translation MQKTASPRPTRTVDASPMASLAGLLREWLPRQRWFAGKDRPVTDLALLSMTELFPGCLHLLVHAGHSAVPSPGGAPPAGDCYQLLIGVRQHLSPHLGKALIGRAEEGPLAGLTVFDALQDPRCAQLLLDRLRHPGTAGPLRFEGDLSVPVPAGLVPRLLDAEQSNSSLVYGEAFILKLFRRIQPGVNPDLELSGALAQEGCGRVPAPVAWFRTTHPWEATLGVLQPFLRDASDGWTLALGALASGDDFTAEARQLGQATADVHLALASAFPSRAHAENSRTAAAMTERLELAAHFVPALQPYVPGLRTAFGTLAACDPGPPAQRIHGDLHLGQVLRAGREWFVIDFEGEPSRPLAERRGVHSPVRDIAGMLRSFDYAARQRRPWRPEWARRSREAFCAGYAARAGWDPRTKHGLLRAYETDRAVYEVLYEARHRPDWLPVPMAAIERLAVRGA, via the coding sequence ATGCAGAAGACCGCATCTCCCCGACCCACCCGTACCGTCGACGCGAGCCCGATGGCCTCGCTGGCCGGGCTGCTGCGCGAGTGGCTGCCACGCCAGCGCTGGTTCGCGGGCAAGGACCGGCCCGTCACCGACCTCGCGCTGCTGTCGATGACGGAGCTGTTCCCGGGCTGTCTGCATCTGCTGGTGCACGCCGGTCACTCGGCGGTGCCGTCGCCCGGCGGCGCACCCCCGGCCGGCGACTGCTACCAGCTGCTGATCGGCGTACGGCAGCATCTGTCGCCACACCTCGGGAAGGCGCTCATCGGCCGGGCGGAGGAAGGCCCGCTCGCCGGTCTGACGGTCTTCGACGCGCTTCAGGACCCCCGTTGCGCCCAGCTGCTCCTGGACCGGCTGCGGCACCCCGGCACGGCGGGCCCGCTGCGCTTCGAGGGCGATTTGTCGGTGCCGGTGCCGGCCGGGCTCGTGCCGCGGCTGCTGGACGCCGAGCAGTCCAACTCCTCGCTGGTGTACGGCGAGGCGTTCATCCTCAAGCTGTTCCGGCGCATCCAGCCCGGCGTCAACCCCGACCTGGAGCTGTCCGGCGCGCTGGCCCAGGAGGGCTGCGGTCGGGTACCGGCTCCGGTCGCCTGGTTCCGTACGACGCACCCGTGGGAGGCGACGCTCGGCGTGCTCCAGCCGTTCCTGCGGGACGCCTCCGACGGCTGGACGCTGGCGCTCGGCGCGCTGGCCTCGGGTGACGACTTCACCGCGGAGGCCCGTCAGCTGGGCCAGGCGACGGCGGACGTGCACCTGGCGCTGGCGTCGGCGTTCCCCTCCCGGGCGCACGCCGAGAACAGCAGGACGGCTGCGGCGATGACCGAACGCCTGGAGCTCGCAGCGCACTTCGTCCCCGCGCTCCAGCCCTATGTCCCCGGGCTGCGCACCGCCTTCGGCACCCTCGCCGCCTGCGATCCCGGGCCGCCCGCCCAGCGCATCCACGGCGACCTGCACCTCGGTCAGGTGCTGCGGGCCGGCCGGGAGTGGTTCGTCATCGACTTCGAGGGCGAGCCGTCCCGCCCGCTGGCCGAGCGGCGGGGTGTGCACTCCCCGGTGCGGGACATCGCCGGCATGCTGCGCTCCTTCGACTACGCCGCCCGCCAGCGCCGGCCGTGGCGGCCGGAGTGGGCGCGCCGCTCCCGGGAGGCCTTCTGCGCGGGCTACGCCGCCCGCGCCGGCTGGGACCCGCGCACGAAGCACGGGCTGCTCCGTGCCTACGAGACCGACCGCGCCGTGTACGAAGTGCTGTACGAGGCCCGGCACCGACCCGACTGGTTGCCCGTACCGATGGCGGCGATCGAACGCCTCGCCGTGAGAGGAGCCTGA
- the treS gene encoding maltose alpha-D-glucosyltransferase, which translates to MTVNEPVQDTFEDTPAKDRDPDWFKRAVFYEVLVRSFQDSNGDGVGDLKGLTAKLDYLQWLGVDCLWLPPFFKSPLRDGGYDVSDYTAVLPEFGDLADFVEFADAAHQRGMRVIIDFVMNHTSDQHPWFQESRKDPEGPYGDYYMWADDDKAYSDARIIFVDTEASNWTFDPVRKQYYFHRFFSHQPDLNYENPAVQEEILAALRFWLDLGIDGFRLDAVPYLYSAEGTNCENLPATHTFLKRVRREIDAMYPDTVLLAEANQWPEDVVDYFGDYGSGGDECHMAFHFPVMPRIFMAVRRESRYPVSEILAKTPAIPSGCQWGIFLRNHDELTLEMVTDEERDYMWAEYAKDPRMRANIGIRRRLAPLLDNDRHSIELFTALLLSLPGSPILYYGDEIGMGDNIWLGDRDAVRTPMQWTPDRNAGFSTCDPGRLCLPTIMDPVYGYQVTNVEASMASPSSLLHWTRRMIEIRKQNPAFGLGTYTELQSSNPAVLAFLREYEDDLVLCVHNFARFAQPTELDLREFSGRHPVELFGGVRFPAIGELPYLLTLGGHGFYWFRLTRVASRIGRRL; encoded by the coding sequence ATGACCGTCAACGAGCCCGTTCAGGACACCTTCGAGGACACCCCAGCCAAGGATCGTGACCCCGACTGGTTCAAACGCGCCGTCTTCTACGAGGTCCTGGTCCGCTCCTTCCAGGACAGCAACGGCGACGGCGTCGGCGACCTCAAAGGCCTGACCGCCAAACTCGACTACCTGCAATGGCTCGGCGTCGACTGCCTGTGGCTGCCGCCCTTCTTCAAATCACCCCTCCGCGACGGCGGCTACGACGTCTCCGACTACACCGCCGTCCTGCCAGAATTCGGCGACCTCGCCGACTTCGTCGAATTCGCCGACGCCGCCCACCAGCGCGGCATGCGGGTCATCATCGACTTCGTCATGAACCACACCAGCGACCAGCACCCGTGGTTCCAGGAATCCAGAAAAGACCCCGAAGGACCCTACGGCGACTACTACATGTGGGCCGACGACGACAAGGCGTACTCCGACGCCCGCATCATCTTCGTCGACACCGAGGCCTCCAACTGGACCTTCGACCCGGTCCGCAAGCAGTACTACTTCCACCGCTTCTTCTCCCACCAACCCGACCTCAACTACGAGAACCCGGCCGTACAGGAAGAGATCCTGGCCGCCCTCCGCTTCTGGCTCGACCTCGGCATCGACGGCTTCCGCCTGGACGCCGTGCCCTATCTGTATTCGGCAGAGGGCACGAACTGCGAGAACCTTCCCGCCACCCACACGTTCCTCAAGCGGGTCCGCCGCGAGATCGACGCGATGTATCCGGACACGGTGCTGCTGGCGGAGGCCAATCAGTGGCCGGAGGACGTCGTCGACTACTTCGGCGACTACGGCAGCGGCGGCGACGAATGCCACATGGCGTTTCATTTCCCGGTCATGCCGCGGATCTTCATGGCGGTGCGCAGGGAGTCGAGGTACCCGGTCTCGGAAATCCTCGCCAAGACGCCGGCCATCCCCTCCGGCTGCCAGTGGGGCATCTTCCTGCGCAACCACGACGAGCTGACCCTCGAAATGGTCACCGACGAGGAACGCGACTACATGTGGGCGGAATACGCCAAGGACCCCCGCATGCGCGCCAACATCGGCATCCGCAGGCGTCTCGCCCCGCTCCTCGACAACGACCGTCATTCGATCGAACTCTTCACCGCCCTGCTGCTGTCCCTGCCGGGCAGCCCGATCCTCTATTACGGCGACGAGATCGGCATGGGCGACAACATCTGGCTCGGCGACCGCGACGCCGTCCGCACCCCCATGCAGTGGACCCCGGACCGCAACGCCGGATTCTCCACGTGCGACCCCGGACGACTCTGCCTGCCGACGATCATGGACCCGGTCTACGGCTACCAGGTGACGAACGTCGAGGCGTCCATGGCGTCGCCGTCCTCGCTGCTGCACTGGACCCGCCGCATGATCGAGATCCGCAAGCAGAACCCGGCGTTCGGGCTCGGCACCTACACCGAACTCCAGTCGTCGAACCCGGCGGTCCTCGCCTTCCTGCGCGAGTACGAGGACGACCTGGTGCTGTGCGTCCACAACTTCGCCCGCTTCGCACAGCCCACCGAGCTCGACCTGCGCGAGTTCAGCGGACGCCACCCGGTCGAGCTGTTCGGCGGGGTCCGATTCCCGGCCATCGGCGAACTGCCGTATCTGCTGACCCTCGGGGGCCACGGCTTCTACTGGTTCCGGCTCACCCGAGTCGCATCCCGCATCGGCAGACGACTTTGA